One window of Desulfobacca acetoxidans DSM 11109 genomic DNA carries:
- a CDS encoding NAD(P)/FAD-dependent oxidoreductase, with protein sequence MAEDILKKGAILQRDKTSFAIAPHIPGGIITDFNQLRRLADVAEKYGVKAIKLTSAQRMALVGLQEADLDQVWQELGMPPGAAIGLCVRSVKICPGTTFCRIALQDAVKVGLALDSKYHGFELPYKFKMGVSGCPNSCAESTIKDVGLVGFKNGWRVYAGGFVSGIKPRLADVIADALDDQQALQLVDQVIEWYAQAGKKKRLGKIIDEVGLDRFKQDLGLS encoded by the coding sequence ATGGCTGAAGACATCCTGAAAAAAGGGGCTATTTTACAGCGAGACAAGACCTCGTTCGCCATCGCCCCCCATATACCGGGGGGAATTATCACCGACTTTAATCAGTTACGCCGATTGGCGGATGTCGCCGAAAAATACGGTGTCAAGGCTATCAAATTAACTTCGGCGCAGCGTATGGCTCTGGTGGGGCTCCAAGAAGCAGACTTGGACCAGGTCTGGCAAGAATTAGGGATGCCTCCCGGTGCTGCTATCGGCCTGTGCGTCCGTTCGGTGAAGATCTGTCCCGGTACCACTTTCTGTCGCATTGCCTTGCAGGACGCCGTCAAGGTGGGACTGGCATTAGACAGCAAATATCATGGGTTCGAACTGCCGTATAAATTTAAGATGGGAGTCTCCGGTTGTCCCAACTCCTGCGCCGAGAGCACCATTAAAGATGTCGGCCTGGTAGGTTTTAAAAACGGTTGGCGGGTCTATGCCGGCGGTTTTGTCTCCGGCATCAAGCCCCGACTGGCCGATGTTATCGCCGACGCCCTGGACGACCAACAGGCTCTGCAACTCGTTGACCAGGTCATCGAATGGTATGCCCAGGCCGGGAAGAAAAAGCGCCTCGGCAAAATTATCGACGAAGTCGGCTTGGACCGATTTAAGCAAGACCTTGGTCTGTCATAG
- a CDS encoding HPF/RaiA family ribosome-associated protein has protein sequence MLPLNIFIEGQNIEILPEWKEKIEEELTRLQKRYNDPIVNARVELIGGGRHRQGQFEIRIIAAVPGNTLTVTRQGELVSPLIIEAFDVLDRRLQETSDTRQQRVKTHPENTVLGKIARIFPDEDFGFIETADGEEVYFHAHALKKGNFDKLQVGHKVKLALEEGLKGPQAVWVRLQD, from the coding sequence ATGCTTCCGTTAAACATTTTTATTGAGGGTCAAAACATCGAAATCTTGCCGGAATGGAAAGAGAAAATCGAAGAAGAATTGACCCGCCTGCAAAAACGTTATAATGATCCCATCGTCAACGCCAGGGTAGAACTGATCGGGGGTGGACGCCACCGACAGGGCCAGTTCGAAATCCGCATCATTGCTGCGGTTCCGGGCAACACCCTGACCGTCACCCGTCAGGGGGAGCTGGTGTCGCCCCTTATCATTGAGGCGTTCGACGTCCTGGATCGCCGGCTGCAGGAAACTTCCGATACCCGGCAGCAGCGGGTCAAAACCCACCCGGAAAATACCGTCTTGGGTAAAATAGCGCGGATCTTTCCGGATGAGGACTTCGGTTTTATCGAAACCGCAGACGGCGAGGAAGTTTATTTTCATGCCCATGCGCTAAAAAAAGGCAATTTTGACAAACTCCAGGTAGGCCACAAAGTCAAGCTGGCCTTGGAGGAGGGTCTCAAGGGTCCGCAGGCGGTCTGGGTGCGGTTGCAGGATTAG
- the amrS gene encoding AmmeMemoRadiSam system radical SAM enzyme — translation MQQARFYEVEEDNKVRCYLCAHGCVIDPGKRGICMVRENRDGVLYSLVYGKIISRNVDPIEKKPLFHFLPGSRSFSIATVGCNLQCQHCQNYEISQWPRLRKNGFPGDDLTPSQIVAEAKSSGSLSIAYTYTEPTIFAEFAYDTAVLAKGEGIRNVFVSNGFMSERSATTMAEVIDADNIDLKSFSDSFYRKICKARLQPVLDTIERMKHLGVWVEVTTLIIPGLNDSDQELKEIADFIKGVGVDIPWHVSAFYPTYKMLDRPRTPVATLRRARQIGLEAGLRYVYTGNIPGENGEKTFCYACGAMVIDRFGYAINQNLLKNGACPQCGARIDGVWS, via the coding sequence ATGCAGCAGGCCAGGTTCTATGAAGTAGAAGAAGATAACAAGGTAAGGTGTTATCTGTGTGCCCATGGATGCGTCATCGACCCAGGAAAACGAGGCATCTGTATGGTACGGGAAAACCGGGATGGCGTCCTATATTCTTTGGTGTACGGCAAAATTATCTCTCGTAATGTGGACCCCATTGAAAAAAAACCTTTATTTCATTTTCTGCCTGGAAGTCGATCTTTCTCCATTGCTACAGTAGGATGCAACCTGCAATGTCAGCACTGCCAGAATTATGAAATTTCTCAATGGCCGCGTTTGAGAAAAAATGGATTTCCTGGAGACGATCTGACACCTTCCCAGATCGTAGCCGAAGCCAAGAGCAGCGGCTCCCTGAGCATTGCCTATACCTATACCGAACCGACGATTTTTGCGGAGTTTGCTTATGATACAGCCGTGTTAGCCAAGGGCGAGGGCATCCGCAATGTCTTTGTCTCCAACGGCTTTATGAGCGAACGGTCCGCAACGACCATGGCCGAGGTGATAGACGCAGACAATATCGATCTAAAAAGTTTTTCGGACTCGTTTTATCGGAAGATATGCAAGGCCAGATTGCAGCCGGTGCTGGATACTATTGAGCGTATGAAGCATCTCGGAGTTTGGGTGGAGGTAACCACCCTGATCATCCCGGGTCTGAACGACTCCGACCAGGAGCTTAAAGAAATAGCTGATTTCATCAAGGGGGTAGGGGTAGATATTCCCTGGCACGTCTCCGCCTTCTATCCCACCTATAAGATGCTTGATCGGCCCCGGACGCCGGTAGCAACCCTGCGCCGCGCCCGGCAGATCGGTTTGGAGGCGGGCCTGCGTTATGTCTATACCGGCAACATCCCAGGAGAAAATGGCGAGAAAACCTTCTGTTACGCCTGTGGCGCCATGGTCATCGACCGCTTCGGTTATGCCATCAACCAGAATCTCCTGAAAAATGGCGCCTGTCCTCAATGCGGGGCGCGTATCGACGGCGTCTGGAGTTAG
- a CDS encoding Spy/CpxP family protein refolding chaperone, with protein MTIHCRKRWLSLILTLALSLGLAGIATAGHWGMDGCCDMDMGHGRGMHGIRLTPEQAAQVFDLHQKFMNDTVDLRKQMMIKRAELGELWRAKEPDKAKIAAKEKEISVLRDQFREKAIAHKIEMKKNCPMMGRGMGPGPGQPPQGGK; from the coding sequence ATGACGATACATTGTCGTAAAAGATGGTTGTCTTTGATCTTAACCCTGGCCCTGAGCCTCGGTTTAGCTGGCATCGCCACGGCTGGCCATTGGGGTATGGACGGATGCTGCGACATGGATATGGGCCACGGACGGGGAATGCACGGCATCCGGCTGACACCCGAACAGGCAGCCCAAGTGTTTGATCTACATCAGAAATTTATGAATGATACGGTCGACTTGCGCAAACAGATGATGATCAAGCGGGCAGAGCTGGGAGAGCTGTGGCGGGCCAAGGAACCGGACAAGGCCAAGATTGCGGCCAAAGAAAAGGAGATCAGCGTCCTGCGCGACCAATTCCGGGAAAAGGCTATAGCACATAAGATCGAGATGAAGAAGAATTGTCCTATGATGGGCCGCGGCATGGGGCCCGGCCCAGGCCAACCTCCCCAAGGTGGCAAGTAG
- a CDS encoding CoB--CoM heterodisulfide reductase iron-sulfur subunit A family protein, whose protein sequence is MAGKKLLLCNCPDLKVDLHAVVSELATQQVEAVVLEPCCTPTGLARLQQILEEAPEQYVLAACGPELSSRFFKLLTTLRAPVVDLWAWRDVESAAAELLLALEAKTSFLPRPAEVHRSVLVVGGGVGGCEVALDLAKAGLKVYLLDESLSIGGNMAKLDKTFPTLDCSICILGPKLVEVATHPNIELLTYAVLEQIAGEPGNFHVKVTLKPRYVDMTKCVGCGSCAEVCPVILPSRWNLGMKPRTCIRIIFAQAVPLRATIEKEYCIDCRQCAKTCGRQAINLDDVPRTLHLQVGAIVLATGAAPFDPSLKSEYGYGRLPQVLTNLEFERLVCASGPTSGSLVTHSGQPVRKLAFIQCVGSRDRRFLPYCSGYCCTASIKEAMLALEHDPTIEVTIFYNDIRTSGKGCEELYLRARAAGVRFVKALPGRICPDEGERPVIVYEDLETGRLGYLTVDLAVLAVGLEGPKTLPPFLDQAPKRDEQGFYIPKHHIMHPVESSRPGIFLAGTCLGPQDITDTVCQASGAAGRVLRLLAEMQAK, encoded by the coding sequence ATGGCTGGCAAAAAGCTCCTGCTCTGTAACTGTCCTGATCTGAAGGTGGACCTACACGCGGTCGTCTCGGAGTTGGCGACCCAACAGGTCGAAGCGGTGGTGTTGGAGCCGTGCTGCACTCCCACCGGTCTGGCCAGGCTCCAGCAGATCTTAGAGGAGGCGCCTGAGCAGTATGTCCTGGCGGCCTGCGGCCCGGAGTTAAGCTCCCGATTTTTTAAGCTTTTGACCACCTTGCGGGCACCGGTGGTTGATCTGTGGGCCTGGCGGGACGTGGAGAGCGCCGCCGCTGAGTTGCTCCTGGCCCTGGAGGCCAAGACGTCTTTTCTTCCCCGACCGGCAGAGGTACATCGGTCGGTTCTGGTGGTCGGGGGAGGAGTGGGGGGATGTGAGGTAGCCCTAGATCTGGCCAAAGCCGGTTTGAAGGTTTATCTGCTGGACGAATCCCTGAGCATCGGCGGTAATATGGCGAAGCTGGACAAGACCTTCCCCACCCTGGACTGTTCCATCTGTATCCTGGGACCAAAACTGGTGGAAGTGGCGACCCATCCCAACATCGAGCTGCTCACCTACGCCGTACTCGAACAGATCGCGGGCGAACCGGGGAATTTTCACGTCAAGGTCACCCTCAAACCGCGCTACGTGGACATGACGAAATGTGTCGGCTGCGGCAGTTGCGCCGAGGTCTGCCCCGTTATCCTGCCCAGTCGATGGAACCTGGGGATGAAACCCCGCACCTGCATCCGGATTATCTTTGCCCAAGCCGTGCCTCTGCGAGCCACCATCGAGAAAGAATACTGTATCGACTGCCGGCAGTGCGCCAAGACCTGCGGCCGCCAGGCCATTAATCTGGACGACGTCCCCCGCACCCTGCATCTTCAGGTGGGGGCCATCGTCCTGGCAACCGGAGCCGCTCCTTTCGACCCGAGCCTGAAGAGCGAATACGGCTATGGCCGGTTGCCCCAGGTGCTTACCAACCTGGAGTTTGAAAGACTGGTCTGCGCCTCGGGGCCCACTTCGGGCAGCCTGGTAACCCATTCGGGCCAACCGGTGCGGAAACTGGCCTTTATCCAGTGCGTCGGGTCCCGGGACCGGCGGTTTCTGCCCTACTGTTCCGGCTACTGCTGCACCGCCTCGATTAAAGAGGCCATGCTGGCCCTGGAGCATGATCCGACGATCGAAGTAACAATTTTTTATAATGATATCCGCACTTCGGGGAAAGGCTGCGAAGAGCTCTACCTGCGGGCGCGTGCTGCCGGGGTACGCTTTGTCAAGGCCTTACCCGGCCGCATCTGCCCGGATGAAGGGGAACGACCGGTAATTGTTTACGAAGACCTGGAAACCGGGCGGCTGGGGTATCTCACCGTGGATCTGGCGGTGTTGGCGGTCGGTCTGGAGGGTCCCAAGACCCTGCCGCCTTTTTTGGATCAGGCCCCGAAACGGGATGAACAGGGTTTTTATATACCGAAACACCACATCATGCACCCGGTGGAGTCCAGTCGACCCGGCATCTTCCTGGCCGGGACCTGTTTGGGCCCCCAGGATATCACTGACACCGTCTGCCAGGCCAGCGGCGCTGCCGGACGGGTGCTGCGCCTGCTGGCAGAAATGCAGGCGAAATAA
- a CDS encoding hydrogenase iron-sulfur subunit, which yields MTEPLRLGCYICHCGLNIAGVVRPGTLAAQVQNLPDVAVCRHQLYSCSEAGQQEILQDIAERNLNRIVIAACSPKMHEMTFRRMLAGAGLNPYLLEIVNLREHCSWVHSREPQPAEAKALELIRMGLAKARLAQPLSDRQVPVTRQALVIGGGPAGLRAALDIAESGHKVVLVEKAPILGGWANRLHRTFPYGQKAFTLINPLMAAASLHPQIEILVGSEVAAMTGHLGSYQLEITQKPRMVGATCNLCGQCAAVCPVQINDHAAIYLPSPHAFPTGYVIDSEQCTRCGACLEVCPQEAITLESGPTLYTFTVGSLIVATGFTPFDPVGSRYEVWASLPQVLTSLQLEARLAAIESGAAPDSGIFPGPAPRDIAFILCVGSREEDGNRYCSRICCPTALKQSLELKKRFPEARIRLYYRDIRTIRREWEALYTQAREAGVLFLRGPVRELAASGDRVAITAENELFRIETEDLVDLVVLAVGMMPGDGQPLRDVLKLPVGEDGFFLEAHPKLRPLDTILDGVYLAGTCQGPKDIAASMAQASGAAAKLVGLFSRDTITLDGIVCEIDPEKCTGCKRCFQQCPFQAIELYDREGETKARVIVAACKGCGVCAGACPAEAVTAYGFTDEMILAQIDEALAESPEQKILAFACNWCSYAGADFAGVSRLQYPAAVRLIRTMCAGRVHPKFVQHAFAKGAGLVLVTGCHPPGDCHYISGNLRAKTRMERLQAKLEAQGINPERLQLAWISATEGRAFQQLIIDMTRKLAELGSKAVEEPKTPSP from the coding sequence ATGACGGAACCCCTGCGACTCGGATGCTATATCTGCCACTGTGGCCTCAATATTGCCGGCGTAGTGCGCCCCGGTACCTTGGCGGCCCAGGTACAAAACCTGCCGGATGTAGCCGTCTGCCGACATCAACTATACAGTTGCTCCGAGGCGGGGCAACAGGAAATCCTGCAGGACATCGCCGAACGGAACCTTAACCGGATCGTTATCGCGGCCTGCTCTCCCAAGATGCACGAGATGACCTTCCGGCGGATGCTAGCCGGGGCCGGATTAAATCCCTATCTCCTCGAGATCGTCAACCTCAGGGAGCACTGTTCCTGGGTCCACTCCCGCGAGCCACAGCCGGCTGAAGCCAAAGCCCTCGAATTGATCCGCATGGGATTGGCCAAGGCACGTCTGGCTCAACCATTGTCTGATCGGCAAGTCCCCGTAACTCGCCAGGCCCTGGTGATCGGCGGCGGACCGGCCGGATTGCGGGCGGCCCTGGACATCGCCGAGTCCGGCCATAAAGTCGTCCTGGTGGAAAAAGCCCCAATTCTGGGCGGGTGGGCCAACCGCCTGCACCGCACTTTTCCTTACGGCCAGAAGGCCTTCACCCTCATCAATCCTCTCATGGCCGCAGCCAGTCTCCACCCTCAGATTGAAATCCTGGTCGGCAGTGAAGTAGCCGCCATGACCGGGCATTTGGGAAGTTATCAGCTTGAGATCACGCAAAAACCTCGAATGGTGGGCGCCACCTGCAATCTGTGTGGTCAATGCGCCGCCGTCTGTCCTGTCCAGATCAATGACCACGCGGCCATCTACCTGCCTTCGCCGCACGCCTTTCCGACCGGATATGTCATCGATTCGGAACAGTGCACCCGATGTGGAGCCTGCCTCGAAGTGTGCCCCCAGGAGGCCATCACTCTCGAGTCCGGTCCGACACTGTATACCTTCACCGTCGGCAGCCTCATCGTGGCCACCGGTTTTACCCCCTTTGATCCGGTTGGCAGCCGCTACGAGGTCTGGGCCAGTCTTCCCCAGGTGCTGACCTCGCTGCAACTGGAAGCACGTCTGGCAGCCATCGAGTCCGGCGCCGCGCCAGACAGCGGCATTTTCCCAGGTCCAGCACCTCGGGATATTGCCTTTATCCTGTGCGTCGGCTCCCGAGAAGAAGACGGCAACCGCTACTGCTCCCGCATCTGCTGCCCCACCGCCTTGAAACAGTCCCTGGAGCTCAAGAAAAGATTCCCTGAAGCCCGGATTCGCCTTTACTACCGGGACATCCGCACCATCCGGAGAGAATGGGAGGCATTATACACCCAGGCCCGGGAGGCGGGTGTCTTGTTTCTCCGGGGACCGGTACGGGAACTGGCGGCGTCGGGCGATAGGGTCGCTATTACAGCAGAAAATGAACTATTCCGGATCGAGACCGAAGACCTGGTAGACCTGGTCGTGCTGGCTGTAGGGATGATGCCGGGAGATGGCCAGCCTTTGCGGGACGTTTTGAAACTGCCGGTGGGCGAGGACGGTTTCTTTCTGGAAGCTCATCCCAAACTCAGGCCTCTGGATACCATCCTGGACGGCGTCTACCTGGCCGGAACCTGCCAGGGACCTAAAGATATCGCCGCTTCTATGGCCCAGGCCAGCGGCGCCGCCGCCAAGCTAGTGGGCCTCTTTAGTCGCGATACTATCACCCTCGACGGTATCGTCTGCGAAATTGACCCGGAAAAATGTACCGGCTGCAAGCGTTGTTTTCAGCAGTGCCCCTTTCAGGCAATTGAGCTTTATGACCGGGAGGGGGAGACCAAGGCCCGGGTTATTGTGGCGGCCTGCAAAGGCTGTGGGGTCTGCGCCGGCGCCTGTCCGGCGGAAGCGGTAACCGCCTACGGATTTACCGATGAGATGATCCTGGCCCAGATTGATGAAGCCCTGGCCGAATCCCCGGAGCAAAAAATCCTGGCTTTTGCCTGTAACTGGTGTTCTTATGCCGGAGCCGATTTCGCTGGCGTCTCCCGTCTGCAATACCCCGCCGCGGTGCGCCTGATCCGCACCATGTGCGCCGGCCGGGTGCACCCTAAGTTCGTGCAGCATGCCTTTGCCAAAGGCGCCGGTTTGGTTTTGGTTACCGGCTGTCACCCCCCCGGGGACTGTCACTACATCAGCGGCAACCTACGGGCCAAGACCAGAATGGAGCGCTTGCAGGCAAAACTGGAGGCCCAGGGCATTAATCCGGAGCGCTTGCAGCTAGCCTGGATTTCGGCTACCGAAGGCCGGGCCTTCCAACAGTTGATCATAGACATGACCCGGAAATTGGCTGAACTTGGTTCGAAGGCGGTGGAGGAACCGAAAACCCCTTCACCTTGA
- a CDS encoding 4Fe-4S binding protein → MRYPIKKRETGQRLELTLSLYAEQVSLVVDKTRCLKCEVCSTVCPRQAVSIISGEVDLDITIDPRICVLCEVCSHFCPTGAVTLFYNGQPKTILADHQGMADFYPSITIDTAKCPEPCPPLPEGEVHWCRQERRLIPNTLTDCPKNCRVCLDACPRQVIQLAEDRSHVFPQPELCLRCSQCLLLCRTQAIEISPKFIGRVIIRDELCPVSCTKCIDLCPVKAIVREGERVYLQNETCSLCGVCRNICDEGAITIIREEVVALPGEFSHVWDEAVARLTSGGAL, encoded by the coding sequence ATGCGTTATCCGATCAAAAAACGGGAGACCGGCCAAAGACTGGAACTCACCCTGTCCCTCTACGCGGAACAGGTCAGCCTGGTGGTGGATAAAACGCGCTGCCTCAAATGTGAGGTCTGCTCCACGGTCTGCCCTCGGCAGGCGGTGAGCATCATTTCCGGCGAAGTTGACCTGGATATCACCATCGACCCCCGGATCTGCGTACTCTGCGAGGTCTGCTCGCATTTCTGCCCTACCGGAGCAGTGACCCTGTTTTATAACGGTCAACCCAAGACAATACTGGCCGACCACCAGGGGATGGCAGATTTTTATCCCTCTATCACTATCGATACCGCTAAATGCCCGGAGCCCTGTCCGCCACTGCCGGAAGGCGAAGTCCATTGGTGCCGTCAGGAGCGCCGCCTGATTCCCAATACTTTAACCGATTGCCCCAAAAACTGCCGGGTCTGCCTGGACGCCTGTCCCCGTCAGGTCATACAGTTGGCCGAAGACCGCAGCCATGTCTTTCCCCAACCCGAGCTCTGTCTGCGCTGCAGCCAGTGCCTGCTGCTCTGCCGTACTCAGGCTATTGAAATCAGCCCGAAATTTATTGGCCGGGTAATCATCCGGGATGAACTCTGTCCGGTATCTTGCACCAAGTGTATCGATCTCTGTCCGGTCAAGGCTATTGTCCGGGAAGGGGAGCGGGTATATCTCCAGAATGAGACCTGCAGCCTTTGCGGGGTCTGCCGGAACATCTGTGATGAGGGCGCCATCACCATCATCCGCGAGGAAGTGGTGGCCCTGCCGGGGGAATTTTCCCATGTCTGGGACGAAGCGGTGGCCAGGTTGACAAGTGGCGGTGCCTTGTAA
- the selA gene encoding L-seryl-tRNA(Sec) selenium transferase, whose translation MDEQRQRLLRQLPAVEELLLYFQEHPYPQAFPRPLLTKAIRRVLTDYRQQLLESPAAVLPARLSETELIKRVEDVVEELQRPCLRRVVNATGVIIHTNLGRSPLPGAAIQQMLEVAGHYSNLEYHLKEGRRGSRHDHLEKLLRELTGAEAALIVNNNAGAVLLMLNTLAQGREVIVSRGQLVEIGGSFRMPDVMRASGAILREVGTTNKTHLFDYEQAISSETALLLKVHTSNFRITGFTKEVPLADLVALGEKYHLPVAEDLGSGCFLDLSRHGIDREPSVLEALGQKVNLVVFSGDKLLGGPQAGIALGNRQYVEQLKRNPLTRALRPDKLTLAGLEATLRLYRDEQEAVQAIPTLRMITKPLAAINRQALNLARRLRRRLPPPFRVNLWPSIARVGGGALPQVELPSRALSLEHPDWPPHRLEQALRQAQPPIIARLEQQRLLLDLRTILPEDEPLVVAVLAEILAPEA comes from the coding sequence ATGGATGAACAACGTCAGCGATTATTGCGCCAATTACCGGCGGTGGAGGAACTGCTGCTTTATTTTCAGGAACATCCCTACCCGCAGGCGTTCCCACGGCCGTTACTGACTAAAGCCATCCGTCGGGTCCTGACCGACTATCGGCAGCAGCTTTTAGAAAGCCCAGCCGCAGTGCTACCAGCCAGGCTATCGGAAACCGAGCTTATCAAACGGGTAGAAGATGTCGTCGAGGAGTTGCAGCGACCTTGCCTGAGGCGCGTCGTTAATGCCACCGGCGTTATTATCCACACAAATCTGGGTCGTTCACCGCTGCCCGGGGCAGCGATCCAGCAGATGCTGGAGGTCGCCGGTCATTATTCCAATCTGGAGTATCACCTAAAGGAAGGGCGCCGGGGATCCCGTCATGATCACCTGGAAAAATTGCTTCGGGAGTTGACCGGCGCCGAGGCCGCCCTGATCGTCAATAACAACGCCGGGGCCGTGCTGCTGATGCTTAATACCCTGGCCCAGGGTCGGGAAGTAATCGTCTCGCGGGGCCAATTGGTGGAAATCGGCGGTTCCTTCCGCATGCCCGATGTGATGCGGGCCAGCGGCGCTATCCTGCGGGAAGTGGGGACCACCAACAAGACCCACCTGTTCGATTACGAACAGGCCATCTCTTCCGAAACCGCTCTGCTGCTCAAGGTCCATACCAGCAACTTTCGTATTACCGGATTTACCAAAGAAGTGCCTCTGGCCGACCTAGTGGCCCTGGGGGAAAAATACCATCTTCCGGTGGCGGAGGACCTGGGCAGCGGCTGTTTCCTGGATCTGAGCCGCCATGGCATCGACAGAGAGCCGTCGGTGCTTGAAGCCCTGGGTCAAAAGGTTAACCTGGTGGTGTTCAGCGGCGATAAGCTATTGGGCGGCCCCCAGGCTGGCATCGCCTTGGGAAACAGGCAATACGTGGAGCAGTTAAAACGCAATCCCCTTACCCGCGCCCTGCGGCCCGATAAATTGACCCTGGCCGGTCTGGAGGCGACCCTGCGGCTTTACCGGGACGAACAGGAGGCGGTACAAGCAATCCCCACTCTGCGGATGATTACCAAACCTCTAGCGGCCATAAACCGCCAGGCACTCAATCTGGCCCGGCGCCTGCGCCGCCGGTTGCCGCCACCGTTCCGGGTGAACCTCTGGCCCAGCATCGCCCGCGTCGGCGGCGGCGCCCTGCCGCAGGTGGAACTTCCCAGCCGCGCCCTGAGCCTGGAACACCCGGACTGGCCACCCCACCGCCTGGAACAAGCCCTGCGGCAGGCACAGCCGCCGATCATCGCCCGCCTGGAACAACAACGGTTGCTGTTGGACCTGCGGACCATCTTGCCGGAAGACGAACCACTCGTAGTTGCGGTACTGGCAGAAATACTGGCACCGGAAGCATAG
- a CDS encoding nucleotidyltransferase family protein, translating to MNFGDGIAALILAGGYSSRLGGFKPLLPLGQSTFLGEAIPRFHTSGVEDIRVVTGHWSTELEPILNKLGVKIVFNPNHDAGMFTSVRAGVRSLEDWITAFFLLTVDIPLVKRIWLTKGLSSPLPSVKNILLAID from the coding sequence ATGAACTTCGGGGACGGCATCGCAGCCCTGATCCTGGCCGGCGGGTATTCCTCTCGCCTCGGTGGCTTCAAGCCGTTGCTGCCCTTGGGCCAGTCGACCTTCCTAGGGGAAGCAATCCCACGGTTTCACACCTCTGGTGTCGAGGATATCCGGGTAGTCACCGGCCACTGGTCTACGGAGCTTGAGCCAATCCTTAATAAGCTTGGGGTAAAAATTGTCTTTAACCCGAACCACGATGCAGGTATGTTCACATCTGTCCGGGCAGGAGTGCGCAGCCTGGAGGATTGGATCACCGCCTTTTTTCTGCTGACGGTTGATATCCCCCTGGTAAAGAGAATTTGGCTCACAAAAGGTCTTTCATCACCTTTGCCATCAGTAAAGAATATCTTGTTGGCGATCGACTGA
- a CDS encoding XdhC family protein yields MLVTRNHAYDQSVLRQALAAPAGYIGMFASRRKREAIYAALTKEGFPQKDFYRIFSPSGLAIGAETPEEIAVSIAAELI; encoded by the coding sequence GTGCTGGTTACTCGGAACCATGCCTACGACCAATCGGTGTTGCGCCAGGCGCTGGCGGCTCCAGCCGGCTATATCGGCATGTTTGCCAGCCGCCGCAAACGGGAGGCCATCTATGCGGCCCTGACCAAAGAAGGTTTTCCCCAAAAGGACTTTTACCGGATCTTTTCGCCTAGCGGTCTTGCCATCGGCGCTGAAACCCCGGAAGAGATTGCCGTGAGCATCGCCGCGGAGCTCATTTAG